The genomic window CTCTGGGGAGACTTGGTCTTTTCATTGAGAACGCCGGGTGGGTTGATGCAGGCTTTGAAGGACAGATAACTCTTGAACTCTACAATGCAAACAACGTTCCTATAAGACTTTACGTAGGTATGAGGATATGTCAACTTGTTTTCGCAGAGCTTGATAGAATACCCGACAGAGTTTACTCGGGAAAGTACAAGGGACAGAGGGGTGTAACGCCTTCCAGGATTGAGATGGACACGGACCTATGAAGTTTTTACTTACGGCTGTAATTATGCTTATCGTGTCCTGCGCCCAGAGACCTGTAAAGGTGGAAAAACCTGAAATTAAGGTGCCCGAATACTTTACCCCCGTGAAGGGAAACTTCCATAAAGGTGAAAGAGGATTCTTCATAGAGACTAAATGCTCCGATTTCGTGAGAGCGGTAGAGTCCGGAAAGGTCATATACGCAGGCAGAGACCTTGAGAACTACGGCTGGGTGGTCATAGTGGAGCAAAGCGATGGCTTTGTCTCAGTGTACGGCAAGCTTAAAGACCCATGGGTAAAGACAGGAGAGGGTATAAAGAGCAGGCAGGTTATAGGAAAGGTGGGAGAAGATAAGGGAACCTGTGGTATATATTACGAACTGAGGGATGCTTACGGGAAGCCCATATTTCCCGCGCTGAGGTGATACCATGGTGTTAATTCTCCTCTTTGCTTTGCTCACGGCAGCTCACGGTATTGAGCTTGGGGATAGATGCGATATTCAGTACGGCAGGTGTATCTTTGACTGTGTGCAGGAGTTCCCCCTTGACAAAAAGAAAAGGAGCGGTTGCGAGACAAGGTGTAAGATAAACAAGGGGTGGTGTAAAACCAACAAGGCTATGAAGGATATAGCCAACGATATAAGCAAATTCTTTCAGGGGTTTTCAAAGGAAAAGTGAGTAGTTACCTCGGACTTTTCCTGTATCTGTTGCTGTTTACTGCCACGAATACCTTTGGTGAGGAATACATCGTAAGAGCTAAAGACCTGGCAGATGTCCCAGGTACTATACTCAAAAAGATTGATAGGAACACTTACCTTGTTGAGCTTGAGAGTTTGCCCGTTGGACTTAAAAGTCTCTCTACGGGAACGCTAATTGAAAAGAACTACAAGCTCTGGGCTTTAAATGCCCCGAATGACCCATGTTTACAGGCAAGGTGGGACTTGAATTTTATAAGGGCTTATCAAGCCTGGGATATAAGTACCGGCTCCAGGACAATTTACGTTGCCGTCCTTGACACGGGAGTTGACTACAGTAACCCAGACCTTAAAGACAACGTATGGAAGAACCCAGATGAGGTCTGTGGCAACAATATTGACGATGACGGTAACGGATACGTTGATGACTGCTACGGCATAGATGTGGCAAATGGCGACTCGGACCCGATGGACGACAACGGGCATGGAACGGCCATAGCGAGTGTTATAGGTGCTGTAGGAAACAACGAAACCCTCATAGCGGGTGTTAACTGGAGCGTAATAATAATACCCTGCAAGTTCTTAGACTCATCCGGAGGTGGAACCATCGCGGGAGAGATAGAGTGCCTTAATTACATATTGAACCTTAAAAGGAACAAGGGATTGAACATAGTTGCGGTAAACGCGAGTTATGGAAATGTTTACCCGGACAGCGAGATACAGAGGGAAAAGATAAGGGAACTGGCTAACGAAGGGATAATGTACGTAACCGCTGCCGGGAACGAAGGGGCTAACAACGACCTCATATCTATGAACCCCTGTAACTACGACCTTGATAATATGCTCTGCGTTGGGTCCGTGAACTCAACGGGGGACAGATCCGGCTTTTCAAACTATGGGTTTAACAAGGTCAAGTTATCGGCTCCAGGAGAGAATATACTTACCCTTGAAAACAACAATTCCGGCAGCAGCTGCTCGGACCTTACTTCCCTTTCTGGAACCTCATTCTCAACCCCTTTTGTTACGGGTGCGGTTGCACTTTTCAAAAGCACCTATCCCCTGAGCAGTTACACTGAGGTTAAAAAGCACCTACTGACCACGGGCAGGAACAATCTGTCCCTTTCCGGGCAGACTTACACCTGCAATATACTTGACCTTTATTCTCTCATGAACGGGGCTGTTTCCCCAAAGGTTTGTGCCTCAACGCTATCCTTGGATTGGGGCGATGTCCAGGAGTGTACAACCGTTGAAAAGGAGCTTATTATTAGGAACACTGGGAATCAAAGGGTTCAGGTGGCAAACCTTTACCTAGAGGGTGGGGGTTTCCTCCTTACAAAGGACGGGTGTTCCGGGAGGTTGCTTGATACCTTTGAGGAATGCAGTGTCTTCCTTGCCTTTTCTCCTGGAGGCTCAGGCGACTATACCGGTAGCATGTACATACACTTCTCTGATTCAGGACTGGATTTCAGCGTAAGCCTCCACGCTGCAAGCTCCTCAAGCTGTGGCAAATCCGGAGGGTGTACTACGGGAAACCCTTGGGTAGCGTTTATACCTGTCCTTGTATTCTTAAGGCTGCTTACAAGGTTAAGAAGACGTTGAACAGGAGGTGTTAAGTTCCGATATTATTACCTATGCTCAGGCGTGTGTCTATAGAAAACTTCCTGCTTATCAAAGACTTAGAGATTGAGTTCTCTGAGGGATTGAACATAATCTCCGGGGAGACGGGTACCGGTAAGTCTATGACTATATCAGCCCTTGAATTTGTTATGGGGAAACAGGGGGATTATCCGGAAGGAACCGCTGTTGAGGTTGAGGTTGAAACAGGGAACGAGGCGGTTATCCTAAGAAGGGAGATAAGGGCTGGAAGAAGCAGATACTTCTTGGACGGAAGGGGTACCTCTGCAAAGACCGTGAAGGAACTCCTTGACGGTACGGTATCAATACAAGGGCAGAACGAGTTTATAAAACTGTTGAAGCCCGATTTTCATCTCCAAGTTCTTGACAGGTTTGGTTCATTAGAAAGTTTAGTGGGAAAGGTAGAAGAGCTC from Hydrogenivirga caldilitoris includes these protein-coding regions:
- a CDS encoding murein hydrolase activator EnvC family protein, with product MKFLLTAVIMLIVSCAQRPVKVEKPEIKVPEYFTPVKGNFHKGERGFFIETKCSDFVRAVESGKVIYAGRDLENYGWVVIVEQSDGFVSVYGKLKDPWVKTGEGIKSRQVIGKVGEDKGTCGIYYELRDAYGKPIFPALR
- a CDS encoding S8 family serine peptidase, with product MSSYLGLFLYLLLFTATNTFGEEYIVRAKDLADVPGTILKKIDRNTYLVELESLPVGLKSLSTGTLIEKNYKLWALNAPNDPCLQARWDLNFIRAYQAWDISTGSRTIYVAVLDTGVDYSNPDLKDNVWKNPDEVCGNNIDDDGNGYVDDCYGIDVANGDSDPMDDNGHGTAIASVIGAVGNNETLIAGVNWSVIIIPCKFLDSSGGGTIAGEIECLNYILNLKRNKGLNIVAVNASYGNVYPDSEIQREKIRELANEGIMYVTAAGNEGANNDLISMNPCNYDLDNMLCVGSVNSTGDRSGFSNYGFNKVKLSAPGENILTLENNNSGSSCSDLTSLSGTSFSTPFVTGAVALFKSTYPLSSYTEVKKHLLTTGRNNLSLSGQTYTCNILDLYSLMNGAVSPKVCASTLSLDWGDVQECTTVEKELIIRNTGNQRVQVANLYLEGGGFLLTKDGCSGRLLDTFEECSVFLAFSPGGSGDYTGSMYIHFSDSGLDFSVSLHAASSSSCGKSGGCTTGNPWVAFIPVLVFLRLLTRLRRR